Proteins encoded together in one Nitrospira sp. window:
- a CDS encoding NAD(P)-dependent oxidoreductase, which yields MSSPPHVQPLRLTTPSATRIGWIGTGVMGWPMCQHLLQAGYRVTLFTRTRTKAVPILTKGATWADSPHAVAQRTDVLFTMVGFPQDVREVYFGNDGVLAGLRPGMIVIDMTTTEPSLACDIAEAAQAREADALDAPVSGGDVGARNATLSIMIGGAAHAVQAVMPLFERLGKKIVHQGGPGAGQHTKLCNQIVIAGTMVGVCESLLYGYRAELDVPRMLESIRGGAAACWTLDNLAPRIVDRNFDPGFFVDHFVKDMGIALEEARRRQLTLPGLSLAHQLYQRVQALGHGRSGTHALMLALEDLSRNTMSAPSTSR from the coding sequence ATGTCCTCTCCTCCCCACGTACAGCCTCTCCGCCTGACGACTCCGTCCGCCACCCGCATCGGGTGGATCGGCACCGGCGTCATGGGCTGGCCCATGTGCCAACACCTGCTACAGGCCGGTTATCGCGTAACGCTGTTCACGCGCACTCGCACCAAAGCCGTGCCGATCCTGACCAAGGGCGCCACCTGGGCCGACTCCCCTCACGCCGTGGCCCAGCGGACGGATGTGCTCTTCACGATGGTCGGCTTCCCCCAAGATGTGCGGGAAGTCTATTTCGGAAACGATGGCGTGCTGGCGGGATTGCGACCCGGCATGATCGTGATCGATATGACCACGACGGAACCGTCCCTCGCCTGCGACATCGCGGAAGCGGCGCAAGCCCGTGAGGCCGACGCCCTCGATGCGCCGGTCTCCGGCGGGGACGTCGGCGCGCGCAACGCCACCCTCTCCATCATGATCGGGGGAGCGGCCCACGCCGTGCAGGCTGTCATGCCGCTGTTCGAGCGTCTGGGAAAAAAGATCGTCCACCAAGGCGGCCCCGGCGCAGGCCAACATACCAAGCTGTGCAACCAGATCGTCATCGCCGGCACCATGGTCGGAGTGTGTGAAAGCCTGCTCTACGGATATCGAGCCGAGCTCGATGTACCACGCATGTTGGAGTCGATTCGTGGCGGCGCCGCGGCATGCTGGACGCTGGACAATCTCGCCCCTCGAATAGTAGACAGGAATTTCGATCCCGGGTTTTTCGTGGACCACTTCGTGAAAGACATGGGGATCGCGCTGGAGGAGGCCCGGCGCCGACAGCTCACCCTGCCCGGCCTCTCCCTCGCGCATCAGCTCTATCAGCGAGTGCAGGCACTCGGCCATGGCCGCTCCGGCACCCACGCACTCATGCTGGCCTTGGAAGATCTGTCACGCAACACTATGTCCGCACCTTCTACCTCACGCTAA